The Juglans regia cultivar Chandler chromosome 10, Walnut 2.0, whole genome shotgun sequence genome includes the window tgatatcaGAGCACGCCACAGGACGAATGAGGGTCCACACTACTTACTTCGTGACAAGAACCAGGAAAAATATTAACCTGCACGTAAGGGAtgatgttgaggaataatttcaCATTACTTGTGGATAAGATTTTGgacatatttataaggaatacataattattttctatagaATCGATTTTATAAGATGAATTAGACTCGTAAATTTCTTTAAGAACATGTATGTTTCACGTCGAATGAAACTGATTATAGTGAAAACTAAATACTCGTATAAGTACTGATCCCTCACACTTCAAAACAAATCCAACCCCAAGAGAATAGTTTGATATTGGATTGTACGTACAGGTAGAACAGCTTTCTACCTTGGTTTTAGTTCATGTATATCTGTTGCTAAAATATGTTAGTTTGTCAAAGAATGGTCAATCAAACCCATGGGTGGAGGGTACGTTATGAGACTCAaattaattgcatatatatatatatagaaaaaactATTGCTCCAGCTAGGGgctatcgattttttttttaatttttattttgttttaataattaaataaatattttttaataatattataatttttttaaaaaatattaaaaaaaatacatataaaaaaaaaatcaaaatcaactGACAGGAGTCCAGCAGGAACTCCCAACAGTGAGAGCAGAGCCTCTGTATATAAACGTACACACATTTTGAGGATGTTCATGACCTCTTTCTGTTCTCACAAGGGGCATAGCCAACAAGTAAGGACGAAGGCAGTCCCATTCCCGTACTACCTTCCAAAAGGGCAGCTTCACGTGCAAACCAGTTTGTTGTTTGTTCTGGCACCACTCTCAAAACCATCTTTTTttattgtcctttttttttcccttatttaaCACTACAACTactctttcttatatataacggtatatttataaataataataaaataatttatgaataatagttatataatttataaataataataaaatcatttttaaaaaatttgaaaatacttaTATTCCTAAATAGactctttgtttatttttacagataagatgagatgaaatagattaagattaaagataaaaaattgaataaaaaactgttaaaatatattttttaatattatttttattttagaatttgaaaaaattaaattatatattttattttatattataagttaaaaaaattataataattagataaaatgaaataaaatattttctgaaaataaactGGACATAATTGACATCTCGCATGTAGATGTCACTATTTGTTCAAGCAGTTTATCTATAATTAAACGTGCCATACGGTCAGTTTagctatttataaataaatctaaaataaagaataatactacTCAATCTAATATATGAAAACACTAATATCACTTTTTGAcgatgtaaaatatatatatttttcaacatttATCAGACGTTGCTCAGGTGAATGATCAATTGGCACGATTGGCTACGTGAattgttgtattaatttttttaaatgataattacaaaCGTGAGTGcgtaaatataagatttatattaaaagaaaattaattttttaatagtagtcttactatttttcaaaacgactgtacagTACTTGCACACTTtacgactatatgtagcattatttttttttttatgaataatactaaatacagtTATGTGTTATACAAGTACCGCAcactcttcttttaaaaaaaagtagaatctatccttaaaaatttaattttttcatgtatatcttatatttatttatttattttaaaaagattgtgcaGCGCTTGATACTgtgtgattgtaaatatttttttttttttttttttttaacagggGATTAGTACGTATGTTCACAATGAACAAAAGTTAGTGTTTGAATCTAATAAAAAGGCTGCGTTACTTTTACCATCATGGAGATCAAACTTCCAACATGAAACCAATCAAGACGAGGAACCTTACCTGATCCGTAGCGAGTGCTTCCACACACCAAAACCCTTTTTCATGGCATATTTTAATCGAGGAGGACaaggttttattgtttttattggaAAATGAGTCATGATCATCAGGGTAGGATATGAAATTAAGATCAAGATCATGCTAATCGCGGGAAACAAAATAATACGCCAATTAACAGTACTACATCATGAACAATAACTATTgtaacacaaaaacaaaaagtaaaacgACAAAGCAATCATGTACAGCTCAAAGTTCTAAACATGCACATCAAAATTATGAACctacaattattttcataattctttatataattctattttaaataagagatatttttataaaataatttataaaaacaacatcgttttatagaaatattaatCACTCACAATTTAAGACATAATTGTTTaacaagttataaaaaaaatacttatttacgaCTAAttaaatgagtctgttttgtaataaataatcgttatcatcacaaataatctgtcataaatacttatttttcttataataagaGGAAAGATATATGACAGAGAAGAttagctaaaaaaaaatgtttagcCTGGTGAAGATCATGGCGAGCTAGAAAGCTAAATTAATTAGAGCATGTAAGACAAAGAGGCCGTAGCATATTGATGAGATCGATCGAGTTGGGATATCCATGGATCACTTGGATCTTTTTAATTCTGAATATTTTAAGTGCTTTACAACAGTGGATcacattacatatataattacgTGCCAGGATGTCGAACACACGCAACAGTTAATCAATCGCacaaaatcttatttcttctattagttctttgtcttttctttctacAATATAATGCAATAAAGAATTGGGTTAGTGATTCTGATCATGTATATCTTCGGGGGAAGACGACGAAGGTGCCTATAATAtcttagagtaattttacatataatcgtaaaatgcgtaaatattgtataattattttaaaaaaagagtaagatttactattaaaaaattaattttttttcatacgaattttatattttattatttttttcaaaacgattacgtaataattacacaatttacaattataaatatcttttctagCTAGGTTGATTACCGTGGAATGACGGTAATTACATGATTATCTTTTCATGAGTTCCACCCATCTCTCTTAATACATGGTTGGATTAGAGGTTTCCAGGTAAtcatgatttattatattaatgtttaaCAGTACTAcgtacgatatatatatatatatattatatgtggtGATTTCACTAGGTCTAGACCAGCCGCTTTCAAAATTTATGCTTTGTTTTTTAGTCGATCTTCGATCCGTTTGGCTGGATTCATGCAAGAAAATACGACTTCTAGCTGATCGTGTATTTTATGTGCATGCATCATGTTATGCattaaaatgaatttctttaaagaattattctgtatatatattttcaaatcgACGTGTAGAGTATATattcacatcatttaaatagtaatattttatttataagattcaaattttaaatcaaattatatcttaTAAACAATGTGTGATAGTACTGTAAAAGTCTTAGAATATCAGTACTATTAAACGCATGAACTAAAATGTTGACCACTTTCAAGACGCTTGTTCGTTGTGTAAATAAGTGACAAAAACAAAGTACTTTTTGCGGCGATCTCAATTGCCGCAAAAATCCAAAATGCGTTGCAGATATTTTTTGGCGTCGAAGAGCAGGGCCGCCAAGTGTTCGCGACGTCGCAAACGTTTCGTCTTAGCAGCGCTAGAATTTTTGGTTGCAAATAGAGATAACTTTTGCAGCGATAATAGTTATGATTGCCGCAAAAGTCAAGATCGGTAGCAAAAATAACCATTTTCGACAACTTATTGTcgttaaaaatattagttttcgCCGCAAAAGGAATTGATAGTGGCGGCGCACTTGAGTTGTCGCAAATAGCCATGGCGAGATTAATAATAGTTTTGCGGCAATGGATGGATTGTCGCATATAAATGCGTTCGCCGCAAATGGAAGTTAAATTTGCGGCCAAGTCATTAGCGTCGCAGACATGGAGGATGAGTGGATTTAGCGGAAATTGCTATCGATTTTTTTGGCTAATATAGGACTGTCGCAAATGATCCCAAGTGTCGCAAAAGATGCTCTAATACATGATTTTAGATTGTTCGAGCCACTCATGAATCGCTCTTTAACTGATCAAGCCATTCCTTAAATAAAAGGCGTTTTTAGCAAAAACTTTTCCAGCAAATGCCTACCAGCAAAATGAACACCAGGTGTTCTGcttctaccttttttttttctccatggTAATGCTACTTAATTATTTCCCTCTGCcaatttacttaattatttccACTAATCAGGAATAGATCTATATGAAAATATGAGTGATATATACATAGATCCCATATCAACATCAGCAATACTATCATTTATCTATTAATGGTCCATATAGAGTAGCATCCACACAGAAGAGATCCCAGAGCTAGTTTCTTTCTTTACATTCAGCTTGCTATAGTGGCATACAAACTAGAATGTAGCAGGATAATTTCATGGTGGAATATATCAAACAACATATATTGTATTCTTGACTGAATTTCAGCACCATATATGATAGATGAAATAAATGGTGCACCATATCTGATAGATGAAATAAATGGTGCTATATAAATGACTTCTCCAGTACCAGACAACACTAGCTCCATTTTCACTTGTTTCTTCAGTGATTGGGTAATTAGATTTTAACACTCAATGGTTGGAGTCCATCTCTCAAAATCACGCAATCAGCGGCAATCTTTCCATATTCTTGCATCGATGCACATGTTCTTAGGTTTGATACTAATGCTTTGACTAACAATAAAAGCAACTAAAGACTAGTAACAACCACCACATAATGTCCAGTTAAATCCAAGCATACATGCATGTGAGAAACTGGATATAAGCTTCCGTATCACCCATCTATACTACTCCAAATCACCACTACTCTTTACAAATAAAACTTGTGTCACAAAATTTGGTAGAGAAAGGATCTTGTAGTATATTAGCAAAAACCAAATCAAAGTCAACCCATCTGGTGCTATGTAATAAATACAGATAGCTGCATATCTTACTGAGCATTAAATGTCCAGACGTTCAAACATGTCTAGATGAGAGTATATACATGCAAGGCAAGATAATGCCCCAAAACATTAGAGTGAAAATGGTTACCTGTTAAACTGTCCCTGTTGCTCCACTGTTAAAGCAGCTGATTAATCGAATCCCATTCTGTTGTCCAGCACCATGTTTTGCATAACCCAATTTGTACACCAATTCCTAGTCGATACTAGTCTTTTTTACAACATCACCATGTGAGAATGAGTACATCAAGCTAGATTGCCAGCAGCCCATTTTACCCAGCACCATGTTTTGCAAAAATCTTACAGTAACCTCCCATAACAAAAAACTTATAGAAATTAACCCAGCACCATTTTACCTAGCACCATCTTTTGCAAAAATCTGACAGCAGCCCACTCATCGATCTCTATACTATTACTTCCAAAATGACTCCCAGCATGAACTCTTAGGCCCCAAAAAACCATAGTCCATCGCAAAATCAGACAGCTCCCCATGTCTCCCTCAGAGACTCTCCCAAAGATTGCTGTTGTGACATTGAGTATGTCATAAACTTGTCGAATTCAGCTTGCTTCTCTAATATTTCTCGAACATTTGCTCTTAATGCCTCAAGCTCTGCCTTGTAGTACTGTGCATCATGCGATGTTCCTGTGGCATTTTCACCACCTTGCTGGGTTCCCGACGTTTCAGGCATCACCATTTCCCCTAATCCTCTAGAATATCCGGGTCTATTGCCAAGAACCTCCCTAAACACTACCGCCACTGCCTCCTTAGTTCGGTTCTCAAGTTCCATCGCATTCAATTTTTCCACCATTTGATTCTTCAACCAAAAGAGATTCAGAGGTTATAATCATTACTTGACATAATGTATAGCAAATACTCTATTTTTCAGTATTAAAGAACCAAAatagaaaacttttttttataagctagTATAACCAAAACAGAAAACTAATTTGGACAATCTGCCTTACGTAAAGATCTTCCGTCATGCCTGTGACAAACCCATTTTTCATCCTCCACCCTTTGCGATTTATGCCATCTCATGGAAGCTGCAGTTTTCTTCGACATAAAGAGTCGTTGCAATCTTGGCTTTAGTGGGAAGTATCGCAATACCTTTTGGGGTACTGATTGTTGCTTACGTGTGGTGGACAACCACCTCGATGCCTTACAGTTAGGGCACTCTTGTTTGTTGGagttttccttccaaaataattaGCAATCATTTGGACATGGGGGTATTTTTATGTAACTAAACCCAAGCCTCGCTCCAATGACCGTGCCTTATGTAAAGAGTTAGGCAACTGTGAATCGGGAAAAGCAGTCTTCAATAGTTTAAGAAGCATGTCAAATGACTTTACACTCTAACCGCCAACCGTAGTTTAAGAAGTATGTGGAGCAACTTGACAATGAATGATAGTTTTGAAAAGGTTTTGCAACCATCATAGAGTAGACGCAGAGCATCTTCCACCAGATGCTCAAAAGTGGTTGGTTTTGGTTCGACAAAGGTGCAACTTCCACTATGTGTGGTTGGGTCTTCATGAACACCTAAGCAGGTAGCAGCATGAATGTCATATCGTCGAAGTCATCAATGTAACAATCGTCACCATtgtcttcatcatcttcatcggTGTCATTGAAATTCAGAGATTCTtgctccccatgaaatatccactcAGTGTAATTTGAATCTATTTCGGTAATAAATAAATGCTCTTCCACCTCACTTATAGgtagaaataaattattacaacaTCTACGACATGGACACCTCGCGGTGTTATTTCCTGCGGCATGAGCTCGAGCCATTGTCTGAAACTGCCTAACCCCTTGGGCATATTCTGTAGACCTAAACCTATCAGTGACAtacatccaacttttgtccatctacAGTAATAGAATATCTATTTAGTTGCTAGTAATACACATGTTTAGCTTCAGCATGGGAGTGAGGAAAAACATTAAAGACTATATTTaagcaagaaaaaaatacaGGACAAAGAAGATTATAGTCACAAAACTATAACTATAATACAAGAATCATCATGTTGCCGGAAAATTGCTTTTCTCGAAGGATACAATAGTTCAGACCATGGGATGCCATACAAAGGGCTATCTGATTGAGAAGTGGGTAAGACTCATATAGTAagatttcatgatttttttttttgtaaagctCATGTGGAAGTTCATGGAAGGGGCTGTCCagacaaaatatatttgcaaactAGTCAATTCATAGGTCATTAAGACAATCTGATGAACATTTATGTCCAACTATTGTCTTCTATAAATGACATTGATGTTACTATTAGTAAGGATACACCCAGTATGGTAGTAAGTAACTACCTGAATTTCCAGATTTGATCTTAGGCTTCATGCGTAAATGTTCAGATTTAAGAGATTCACATTAGAGTACTCTCATTGGCTTAGGCAAAGTTTGGCTGATATGCCACTTTTTGCCTTATGCCTAATCACTCAAAACTTGGacttcacattggattagttattttactctctataataaaataatatatttttttaatttttgtatatacttttttaatgcattatttaattatttttaaaatactttttattttcattttcataatttcaaacaATCTCTATATCAAAACACAAAATCCATCTATCAACCTAAATTAACTTCATAATCTGTCAAACTGAATTATTATTAAAGGTTTTAAATCTGTCCTGAATTAGTTAAAGGTTGGTGGTGGCAGTCTTTGTGTTTTTGTGTCCTAAATCTATCCTGAATTAGTTAAAGGTTTTTCTATAATAACCAGCACCAACACCAGAGTTTTTAGTCATGAATAactaaatttattaaatgaaatatactAACAAAAAATCAGCTACCATGATCAAACAAAGTTTTTTCTAGCTTGTGCTATGCATAACGTCAGCTACcatgttcaaacaaaaaatcatttcctttaAGACGCAGGGAGTTATCAAATATGTTATATCAATTGCAGACCatatgaagaagataaaaaatgtGCTAAGTAGTTACTGACATGTTCTTGTtaaaaataacaagaagaaAACTGTGAAACAAGGTCCGTGCATGGGCTTGTAGAGAACATCTCCTCTTGATGTCAATATGTTCCAATGTTTTCTTGTGAGTATAAAGTTCGGATTGTATTTTTTCAGTTAGATTATTGGTGGGATTTTCAAATTAGAAGtctcttcatttttatttatttataaataaaatggggCATGCAAACTATTCTAATCAAGTCGACTTAATTATTTAGgtaattaatcattttcttcattttaagtGATTCTTGGGGTTAGTTCATGACTCGCAACATTGTTCATTAGAAATTCAGCTTTTCGACCCTACTCGAGAATGGCATGATTCCAAATAACTATTCTCTGTATTTGGGCTATTGCAGTTGATTTTAATAGCATTgcccttcatgattttcttgtctctttgGCGCCCTCTTAATCAGGGCCCTCTATTGTAAATACTGGGCTAGGCCTATTCTTTGAgcaatatatctttttatttatcaaaaaaaaaaaaaaattaactattctCGACCCAGACAAACATGGCCAAATTTCCAACCCAAACCTATTTTGAAAAACCGAATTTTCCAATCGACCAaacctgattttttttaattagtattCATTAAGTTTGAAATGGATTACATATATACAAAGTTGGTCCCCTTTTTAATTGAACTTGGAACTTGGAATGCTagcttcttcttctgttttattttagttttttattctttacagTTATAGTTTTTGTCACATTTTTTAAGTtctgattatttatttatttcataggGGCATGCAGCGCCAAGCTGCTAACTATTTGATCAATCTTACAATTACAAGGAGTACTACAGAATTCAATTAAAAAGCAAATCAACTTTAGGACAAACTATAATCATCCATTTTGTATTTAACGTACATTTTATTGCAAAACCAATATTTCAGACACATAGCTCAATGCATGCAAGATATGTTGGACACTTGACAAAAGGATAGACTCTAAGGGAATTTACTCAAACAACTGGCATGCAGGAAATCCATGAACAAATGACTCCATTTAAGTATTCAAAGCTTATACATGATGAGCTACTGAGTATGAAATATCCAGCTGAAACAAACAATGTAATGATAATTTATTGGAATACAATACAATAAAcgatatgaaaaaaatattccaacaaGTCATGACAGAGATGATCATATATTACAGGGATACACGAATTCAAGTAACCCAACAAAGATGAGACCCATCGAAATACATAGTGTCGATTTTTGTTCTCTTGCAGTGGCTAAGAAAACGTTATGGAAAAATCCACAAATTAGAGTGTAAACTGTTGCATACATTTCACGATGCTTTCACCAAGGACCAAAATCGAACACAAAGACCATTCAATTTAGTATGGCCTACTGTATTTTGAGAGGAAATTCAATCTCGATGTTAGATTGACACAAAACGACACCATGAATGGAGTGGTTGGCAGCTACTAAAAGCAAGATACAACCAAGTTGTATGCAACGACCTTGATGGGCAATTGGTTACTGAGTTCCACCTAGGTTTGATGAAAAGAGGGGTTTAATGGATACCCTTAATCAACTTGATTGATGGCATCACAAGCATTTCAATGGGAAAACAAGGAGAATACAAAGCAATGATCAAACCTTTCGCAATCTGGGTAGACAAAGGAAGGAGCTTTTCACCAATGAAGGAATTGCAAGCTGGGAAATTACGTTTCCATTTAGGGAAACCAGAAATGTTGGGGGAAAACGAAATAGAACTATCGTAAATGGGAACACCAATTGCGGCGGCAATTTTCGTCTCAAGAGGAATAAGCGTCGTCACGAGAGGGAAAACAATTTTACGACGGGCCAACGTCGCCGCTTGACAGGAACATATTCTTATTACTTTTGCGGCGAAATAAGATACTGTTTGGATGACTGCCTGGAACCTTTTGCGACGATACTTCACGACCACTATAATTTCGCAGTAAAAAAGATATTTTGCAGCGATATCTGGTTCGACGGAAGGAAAATAGTACTAGTACAATGGAACCAGATATAGTATTTTCTTGCAAGGCTGAGCAGTTTTTTGCTTCTCTCGCTCCAAATATAGTTGACTGaagaacatattatatataaaaaaaatttaattataagcaaTTATGTACACTAATATGCGCATCCAGTCAATATGATTGGttagaaagtagattttattaaaaataatgttaatttgaatttaaaatataaagacaacaacattaatatgcaaatTGGTACACAAACTTTCTTATAcataataaaactcatatatatatatatatatatatatatatacacacacaacgAACATCTTTGAAACGAATTTCCTTATAAGcttcttgtaatatatatagctcctaattaatatatatgcgCGCATTATGAGTAAAAGCATATATAACTTAGCATTCCACACTCCTGATCTTTTATGGACAAGTACATGCAAAaagaaccatatatatataacgcgCATCATGATCAAGTGCCGCCTCATGACCAGCTTGTGTCCTCCTAGTAGATTtgtgtttttcagtttttctttttctttccaccTCTTCACACGTTGCATGCATGCTGTAGTACTTCAGCTCTTTGGACATTTGACGACACCtatacatatatgcatatatatgtatatatatatttatttatttcagaaGTTTGAATGCCACACACCAAGTTTCGTCATTAATTTAATTCCTTAGGACAATCAATGGTCAAAACGCTATATAGGATGATATGAATAGCATGCagcattaataatattgtttcatGTGGTTGATGCTCTTGATCACTTAATTGTATAACCACTCCACATTAATAATCATCTCGCTAAttacttaatatataaaaaaatatatataaattgttatataaaactattaatgtctaaatttacataacatatcaaaatagaggAAATAATTATCCCCGGCCCATGATGATCGTGATTCGAGTTTCGATATAATGTTCTTTGcattcatctataaaataataataaataagtaaataaaaataaataaatagagatatAGAGATTTACGTAATTCTGTATAAAAACTTACGTCCACGAGTTGTTTAGGGGCAAAATTTACTATGATAGATGATTTACAAATCTAATAGAGGTGCTATGTGTGGTGAGTTTTGTCGGTCGGGAAGTCCTCCTAAACCTGTGGAGAGGCGCTAAGCATTAACAAAAACACAACTAGTGAATCATTCAACGAAGGAACTCATTAATACTCTGACTTATTGAAATCATTATCGATTagtattagaaaatattttggacgaaagagaaatgttaatatatattcataagtctcttaactatatattatttttttataattccttAATATGATTGAAAGATGAtctgttatttttcatttacttattaatcatctaatatcgcattaaaagattaaaaaaaataatggtaatgattaaaatgtttACTAATATTActcttccaaataaaacatgGTGCAACTTTGTCTCTCCAAACAAGAACCAAACAGGCAAACATGCACTCGAGTCTTGACCTCGTTTGACGTTTAGAAACAAGGGGGTGAAAAATATTAGTAGTCTTCTCGTAAAGTCAAATCAAGGAAAATCctctttcaaaaaaagaaaaaaatcaaggaaaatCCAATAATTCTATGCTGATACGATTGGGCCTATGCCCATAAATagccattcaatttttttataacatttgagCCCAAAGCGATAGCAAGGAATAACGGCCAAATGGCCCAAATCCTGTCTGAGATTCagtccctccctctctctctctctctctctgcccgcCATCTTCCTTTCCCGAAGGAGCCATTAACGGATGAAGTTCGAGGGTTCAAAATTCTAACGCTCTAGagtctccctccctctctctctctctcagggaAAGTAGATATGGGTGTGAAGAACTTGTGGGATATCTTGGAATCATGCAAGAAAACTCTCCCACTTCACCATCTTCAGTATGTATCCACTTTCTTTtgcctgattttttttttctcgaaaaCCAAGCAGACCACAATtactttcctttcattttttatacGTGTTTTCATTTGAACTCGGGGTTTAGGAACAAGAGGGTTTGCATAGACCTCTCCTGCTGGATGGTTCAACTTCAAAACGCAAGTAAATCTCACTTTTGTATGAAGGAGAAGGTTTATCTCAAAGGTCTGTTTCACCGTATCAGAGCTCTCATTGCTCTTAATTGCAGCCTTATTTTCGTTACAGGTATTTATatgcctctttttcttttcctttttcaattttttcttgttttcctgAGTTCCCATcaattgtgtttttcttttcctagatTCTGTTATGTACTGAAGAAAGTACATATCGGTATTAATATATGAGTCTTGTGAAGATTGGGTTTTTGgccttttttaaaattatcactaaTGTGCAATTGGTTTTTTAGAGTAATGTGTTATATGTTTTAGCTCTTAATtcgtacatacatgcatacacatgcTATTCCTAATTAGCTAAGTAATCGAAAgagaatatatttagttaagaTGTCTTTTCTTTCCATGGTATGTTGACACAGATCTGATACCCGAGTTATCTTTGTTGTCTGTTAGATGGATCAATTCCTGCTATTAAATTAGCAACATACAGACGCCGCTTAAATTCAGGAAGTGAGGTGAGAATCCTGTATGCAATACTTTATGTTGCTTACCTTCTTTTCCACATTTTTCCCATGGGAAAACTTCAATTTACCTTTGTGATCTACATCCCTATTTGCAATTCCCACCTGAATTGTTAGTTCCATTGGCACCTCAATCTGAAATAATTATTGCCAATAGGCTCTGCTATCTGAATCAAAATTGGAATGACCCGAATGGCACAAGTGTCACCAAGTAGTTGAAACTGATTTTTGGCATAAGTAATTGTGTAGTATGTGGCTCATATTGAGTGGAACATGTATACAGAGAAAGTAGGCTGATGTCGAAAGTGAAGCGGAGTGGAGTGAGGGGTACAAGGGTATTATTGGAATTTTCTAATACCTCTGTACGGCTAGGGTTAGTATAAAAACATATGATGTAACCCTACTTTTGACAGTTAGTGAAAATTTAGCCCTCGCTCCTGTGGATGTAGGCATACTGTTGAACCACGTTAAATCTATGTGTTTTTCTTGCTTTCTCCTTATTACGTACTGTTCATCGTAATTGCCGCACATAGCACAACAGTAATGACTGTAATACGTTTGATAAAACCTTTCTCTCACCTCAGCTTGG containing:
- the LOC108996825 gene encoding uncharacterized protein LOC108996825 — translated: MKNGFVTGMTEDLYNQMVEKLNAMELENRTKEAVAVVFREVLGNRPGYSRGLGEMVMPETSGTQQGGENATGTSHDAQYYKAELEALRANVREILEKQAEFDKFMTYSMSQQQSLGESLRETWGAV